In Pseudocalidococcus azoricus BACA0444, a single window of DNA contains:
- a CDS encoding peptidase domain-containing ABC transporter, translating to MNTFDLKSAVQEFLAHTPPFGELSAATQLALSQQFQPQRFPMGRGMLAPNKLPSQFYLIFQGQVRLLGRDQNQDVPPTLKMLQPGEAVGWSGLVRQHGCEGAIASTDTIALVLTGGEFLAWLAQEPHLDQYYRKRASLAEVYELLGYALGPQALEPYQLRHLLTEIYPQAQLKIIPATTSQPPMPLQLEPDYRWLLSSGSWPGLDIGQKISPELTSPPQNNSTPVRLLGFPIAALPQPSPLQTPALAPKNQISVTQTTIPRTATTVAWEMIPEAPLEPPEPELTDRQTPTNYPFVAGKDPLDASQACFEMLATYFNLPFRKDIIRRVLQNQLGQQDNKISLTTAGVISELMGLRAQLLEVPKNVIQRVPTPFLACWDNQLLLIYEISAQGVVVAAPEQGLLRQTLPIFLAPWDGETISLIQLEKTGDTPQKKFDWRWFLPAIQKHRRVLIEVFIASFFVQLFGLANPLVTQVIIDKVLVKNSPDSLHVLGILLVVVAIFEALLSSFRTYLFVDTTNRIDLTLGTQVIDHLLRLPLKYFDRRPVGELATRVNELENIRQFLTGTALTVVLDAVFSVIYIVVMILYSWLLTLIALATVPIFGLLTFIFSPVIRNQVRVKAERNAETQAYFTEVITGIQTVKSQNIELKSRWQWQDRYSRFVSAGFNAVITSTTAGSMSRFLSQLSNLLLLWVGAYLVLEQKLTLGELIAFRILAGYATSPLLRLIQLWQNFQETALSLERLSDILDSPQEVKAEDRGNIPLPAIQGAIRFQDVCFSFAGKGNLQLKHIHLNVEPGTFVGIVGQSGSGKSTLMKLLMRLYEADSGQITIDQYDVSKVDLYSLRQQVGMVLQDSLLFDGTVQDNIALARPDATPEEIVTAAKLAYAHDFIMDLPLGYNSRVGERGAALSGGQRQRIAIARVILQDPRLLILDEATSALDYLAEHTVFTNLRQTFGDRTVFFVTHRLRSLVGADRIVMMDQGSVVEQGTHPELMDLRGQYYCLYQQQEAAAV from the coding sequence ATGAATACCTTTGATCTCAAAAGTGCTGTCCAAGAATTTTTAGCCCACACCCCGCCCTTTGGGGAACTCTCAGCCGCAACTCAGTTGGCCTTGTCCCAGCAGTTTCAACCGCAGCGGTTTCCGATGGGCCGGGGAATGTTGGCCCCGAATAAGCTTCCCAGCCAGTTCTACCTGATTTTTCAGGGACAAGTCCGGCTGCTGGGGCGAGACCAAAACCAAGATGTACCGCCAACACTGAAAATGCTCCAACCGGGAGAGGCGGTGGGCTGGAGTGGCCTGGTGCGACAACATGGCTGTGAGGGGGCGATTGCCTCCACGGATACGATTGCCTTGGTCTTGACAGGGGGAGAATTTTTGGCCTGGTTAGCCCAGGAACCCCATTTAGATCAGTACTATCGGAAGCGGGCAAGTTTAGCCGAGGTTTATGAACTATTGGGCTATGCTTTGGGGCCCCAGGCCTTGGAACCTTACCAACTGCGCCATCTGCTGACGGAAATTTATCCCCAGGCCCAACTCAAAATTATTCCGGCTACGACCTCCCAACCTCCGATGCCCCTGCAACTGGAGCCGGATTATCGCTGGTTGCTCAGTAGTGGAAGCTGGCCAGGCCTGGACATTGGCCAAAAGATTTCCCCAGAGCTAACCAGCCCGCCCCAAAACAATAGCACCCCAGTTCGTCTGCTTGGCTTCCCCATTGCCGCCTTACCCCAGCCCAGCCCGCTTCAGACCCCAGCCTTAGCCCCAAAAAACCAAATCTCAGTTACCCAGACGACTATCCCAAGGACCGCAACAACAGTGGCCTGGGAGATGATCCCGGAAGCCCCCCTCGAACCACCCGAACCGGAATTAACAGACAGGCAAACACCCACTAATTATCCGTTTGTTGCCGGAAAAGACCCCCTAGACGCATCCCAGGCCTGTTTTGAGATGTTGGCCACCTACTTTAATTTGCCCTTTCGTAAAGATATTATTCGCCGGGTACTCCAAAATCAACTGGGCCAACAGGACAACAAAATCTCCTTAACAACGGCTGGGGTGATTAGCGAACTCATGGGCCTGCGGGCGCAACTGTTGGAGGTTCCGAAAAATGTCATTCAACGCGTCCCGACTCCCTTTCTGGCCTGTTGGGATAATCAACTCCTCTTGATTTATGAAATTTCCGCCCAAGGGGTAGTGGTGGCGGCCCCTGAGCAGGGCTTACTCCGGCAAACGTTACCGATCTTCTTGGCTCCTTGGGATGGGGAGACGATTTCCTTAATTCAACTGGAAAAAACCGGAGATACACCCCAGAAAAAGTTTGATTGGCGCTGGTTTCTGCCGGCGATTCAAAAACATCGGCGAGTTTTAATTGAAGTTTTTATTGCCTCGTTCTTTGTCCAACTCTTTGGCCTGGCTAATCCCCTCGTCACTCAAGTCATTATTGACAAAGTTCTGGTTAAAAATAGTCCCGATTCCCTCCATGTCCTAGGAATTCTCTTAGTCGTGGTGGCCATTTTTGAAGCCCTCCTGAGTAGTTTCCGCACCTATTTATTTGTTGATACCACCAACCGTATTGACCTCACCCTCGGCACCCAAGTTATTGACCATCTCCTCCGCCTCCCCTTGAAATATTTTGATCGTCGCCCTGTGGGGGAACTGGCCACCCGCGTCAATGAATTGGAAAACATTCGCCAATTTCTGACGGGGACAGCCCTAACCGTGGTCTTAGATGCCGTCTTTTCCGTGATCTATATCGTGGTGATGATCCTCTATAGCTGGTTACTGACCCTGATTGCCCTCGCGACCGTGCCAATTTTTGGCCTGTTGACCTTTATTTTCTCCCCCGTGATTCGCAATCAAGTCCGCGTCAAAGCCGAGCGTAATGCCGAAACCCAGGCCTACTTTACGGAAGTAATCACGGGCATCCAAACCGTTAAATCCCAAAACATTGAACTCAAATCCCGGTGGCAGTGGCAAGACCGTTATTCCCGGTTTGTTTCCGCTGGCTTTAATGCGGTGATTACCTCGACAACAGCGGGTTCCATGAGTCGGTTTCTCAGTCAGTTGTCTAACTTACTCCTGCTCTGGGTCGGGGCCTATCTTGTTCTCGAACAAAAATTAACCTTAGGAGAATTGATTGCCTTTCGGATTTTGGCTGGCTATGCCACCAGTCCCCTCCTGCGCTTGATTCAACTGTGGCAAAACTTCCAGGAAACGGCCCTCTCCTTAGAACGCCTCAGCGACATTTTAGATTCTCCCCAAGAAGTCAAGGCAGAAGACCGGGGCAATATTCCGCTGCCAGCCATCCAAGGAGCCATTCGCTTTCAGGATGTTTGTTTCAGCTTTGCAGGCAAAGGCAATCTCCAACTCAAGCATATTCATCTGAACGTTGAGCCAGGAACCTTTGTCGGGATTGTTGGTCAAAGCGGCTCCGGCAAAAGCACCCTGATGAAATTATTAATGCGTCTCTACGAGGCTGATAGCGGGCAAATCACCATTGATCAATACGATGTCAGTAAGGTGGATCTCTATTCCCTCCGTCAACAGGTGGGGATGGTGCTACAGGATAGTTTGCTCTTTGATGGCACGGTACAAGACAATATTGCCCTGGCTCGCCCCGATGCTACTCCTGAAGAAATTGTCACCGCGGCCAAGCTCGCCTATGCCCACGACTTTATTATGGATTTACCTTTGGGCTATAACAGTCGGGTCGGTGAACGGGGAGCAGCCCTGTCGGGGGGACAACGTCAACGGATTGCCATTGCCAGAGTAATTCTCCAAGACCCCAGGTTGTTAATTTTAGATGAAGCCACCAGTGCCTTAGATTACTTGGCAGAACATACGGTCTTTACCAATCTGCGTCAAACCTTTGGGGATCGGACGGTCTTTTTCGTGACCCATCGGCTGCGGAGTTTGGTCGGGGCGGATCGAATTGTGATGATGGATCAAGGCAGTGTGGTCGAGCAAGGCACCCATCCCGAATTAATGGATTTACGGGGTCAATACTATTGCCTCTATCAACAACAGGAAGCTGCTGCGGTATAA